Proteins encoded in a region of the Triticum dicoccoides isolate Atlit2015 ecotype Zavitan chromosome 3A, WEW_v2.0, whole genome shotgun sequence genome:
- the LOC119268896 gene encoding probable glutamate carboxypeptidase LAMP1 codes for MPWWSHQGEDTPIYTGRVATCQCSSRDMTGAPETARPMSGHGKQQQLLRHPALAAGHGSGSGMGRRRYLAFLAIAAALVASYHLLHAPTPSSRYHALFLTLGSNASAAAHLRALTLRPHVAGTPANALAAEYVRATLSSLSFPTRVTPYSVLLSYPLHRSLSLSAPGRATKSFSLTQDTYPNDPYAEAAAEVVPTYFAYSGSGSVTAEVVYANYGDRKDYAYLASRGVDVAGKVVLARYGDIHCEDMVRNARDAGAAATIIYTDAKDFGGPAGKGKRKWFPNTRWLPPSGVQMGTLYYGNGDPTTPMWPSCAAGEDCERLSTEELEASEAMPGIPALPVSGRDGETIQKAMGGGVAPPEWQGGEGAPVYRIGPGPAVLNLTYIGNDTLATIENVFAVIEGKEEPDRYVIIGNHRDAWTFGAVDPNSGTAAMLEVAERLSQLEKKGWRPRRTIIVCSWDAEEFALIGSTEWAEDNIDMLASRAVAYLNVDISVFGPGGLMPRATPQLDELIKEASKMVPDPDDPSHTLYDYMIRQNPPIARVAGAGTDFAAFVQHIGVPSLDMSYGLFSEYPVYHSLYDDFVWMERFGDPLFHRHVALASVWGLIALRLADDEIIPFNYVPYASELEESSKVVEDGCPGCAVSFSPLHKSIKQLEKAATKIHMEKKVLQAEKWGLNTRERTLKVREMNDRLMMAERAFTNREGLAGRPWYKHMIYASSDQDDWGTKAFPGIVSAMANAQKLNTTESWRLLQHEIYRGARAVSKASAVLDGSLT; via the exons ATGCCATGGTGGAGTCATCAAGGCGAGGATACTCCTATATACACAGGCAGAGTGGCAACGTGTCAGTGCAGCAGCCGTGACATGACCGGTGCACCCGAGACTGCGCGCCCGATgtctggccacggcaagcagcagcagctcctacgccaccccgcgctcgccgccggccatggcagcggcagcggcatgggGAGGCGCAGGTACCTCGCCTTCCTAGCCATCGCCGCCGCCCTGGTCGCCTCCTACCACCTCCTCCACGCGCCCACCCCGTCGTCGCGCTACCACGCGCTCTTCCTCACCCTTGGCTCCAACGCCAGCGCGGCCGCGCACCTCCGTGCGCTCACGCTCCGCCCGCACGTCGCCGGCACCCCGGCCAACGCCCTCGCCGCCGAGTACGTCCGCGCCAcgctctcctccctctccttccccaccCGCGTCACGCCCTACTCCGTGCTCCTCTCCTACCCCCTCCACCGCTCGCTCTCCCTCTCCGCGCCCGGCCGCGCCACCAAGTCATTCTCCCTCACCCAGGACACCTACCCCAACGACCCCtacgccgaggcggcggcggaggtcgTCCCCACCTACTTCGCctactccggctccggctccgtcaCCGCCGAGGTCGTGTACGCCAACTACGGCGACAGGAAGGACTACGCCTACCTCGCCTCCCGCGGCGTGGACGTCGCGGGGAAGGTCGTGCTCGCGCGCTACGGGGACATCCACTGCGAGGACATGGTGCGGAACGCTCGCGACGCCGGCGCCGCCGCGACGATCATCTACACCGACGCCAAGGACTTCGGCGGGCCCGCGGGCAAGGGGAAGCGGAAGTGGTTCCCCAACACGCGGTGGCTGCCGCCCAGCGGCGTTCAGATGGGGACCCTCTACTACGGGAACGGCGACCCGACGACGCCGATGTGGCCGTCGTGCGCCGCAGGGGAGGACTGCGAGCGTCTGAGCACGGAGGAGCTGGAGGCGAGCGAGGCGATGCCCGGCATCCCCGCGCTGCCGGTGTCGGGGAGGGACGGGGAGACAATCCAGAAGGCGATGGGCGGCGGCGTGGCCCCACCGGAGTGGCAGGGCGGCGAGGGCGCGCCTGTGTACCGGATCGGGCCCGGCCCGGCCGTGCTGAATCTCACATACATC GGAAATGACACCCTAGCAACCATCGAAAATGTCTTCGCTGTGATAGAAGGGAAGGAAGAGCCTGACAG ATATGTGATCATAGGCAACCATCGTGATGCCTGGACATTCGGGGCAGTCGATCCCAACAGCGGAACAGCAGCTATGCTCGAG GTTGCGGAGAGGCTGTCCCAGCTAGAAAAGAAAGGATGGAGGCCAAGGCGAACAATCATCGTCTGCAGTTGGGATGCAGAAGAGTTTGCGCTG ATAGGGTCTACGGAATGGGCCGAGGACAACATCGATATGCTTGCTTCAAGAGCTGTTGCTTATCTGAATGTGGACATATCAGTGTTTGGGCCAGGAGGTCTCATGCCCCGCGCAACCCCTCAACTCGATGAATtgatcaaggaagcaagcaaaatg GTACCCGATCCTGATGATCCGTCTCATACCTTGTATGACTACATGATCCGCCAGAATCCTCCG ATTGCAAGGGTGGCCGGTGCGGGAACAGACTTTGCAGCTTTTGTCCAGCATATTGGAGTCCCTTCACTCGACATGTCTTATGGACTAT TTTCAGAGTACCCTGTTTACCACTCGCTGTACGATGATTTTGTTTGGATGGAGCGGTTTGGAGACCCCCTGTTCCACAGACATGTAGCAT TGGCGAGCGTCTGGGGTCTGATTGCTTTGAGACTTGCAGATGATGAGATCATTCCCTTCAATTACGTCCCCTACGCTTCTGAACTGGAG GAGAGCTCAAAAGTTGTGGAGGACGGATGCCCTGGGTGTGCCGTCAGTTTCAGCCCTCTGCACAAGTCAATCAAGCAGCTTGAGAAGGCGGCCACGAAAATTCACATGGAGAAGAAG GTGCTGCAAGCAGAGAAATGGGGCCTAAACACGAGGGAACGCACACTGAAAGTCAGAGAGATGAACGACCGATTGATGATGGCAGAGCGAGCCTTCACCAACCGAGAAGGGCTCGCGGGGAGACCGTGGTACAAACACATG ATTTATGCGTCGTCGGACCAGGACGACTGGGGCACCAAGGCGTTCCCCGGCATCGTCTCGGCCATGGCCAACGCGCAGAAGCTCAACACGACGGAGTCCTGGCGGCTGTTGCAGCATGAGATTTACAGGGGTGCGAGGGCCGTGTCCAAGGCCTCTGCGGTCCTGGACGGCAGTCTAACATGA